Proteins encoded together in one Muntiacus reevesi chromosome 22, mMunRee1.1, whole genome shotgun sequence window:
- the LOC136152734 gene encoding mucin-2-like, which translates to MKQDKLVITATELGESQSIPRGPYPSRERFSSVAPYKTSRDVPPLAPANDLGFISPQGPVLSPPLFRNRQGAPPTSLGTTGRLAPRPPSDAKGNRAPPPAPGTERQLPSSPPDTKGRLPRSVPAKKGRLSPPSSGTKRRLPPPAKKGRIPPPAAGTKERLPSPLPGTKGRLPPSPPGTKGRLPSPAKKGRLSAPSPGTNGRLPPPAKKGRILPPTPGTKGRLPPSPPGTKGRLPHPGTKGRLPPPPPGTKRRLPPVPPGTRGRLPPPPPGTKGRLPSPGTKGRLPRPGAKGHFPPPSPGTKGRFSPNSPGTRGRLPPRPPGTKGRLPPPGTKGRLPSPGTKGRLPPPGTKGRLPPPGTKGRLPSPGTKGRLPPPGTKGRLPPPGTKGRLPSPGTKGRLPPPGTKGRLPSPGTKGRLPRPLPGTKVCLPPPPSPGTKRHPPPPRIGTKGRLPPPPLPSGKKGRFPLPVTKGCLPLLPGTKGHLPHSTKTTTTTPTTTNIMKPTTISEPTTTATITSTEPTTIAITITSSEPTNTTTTTSTEPTTIATTITDTKSASTATITSTQSTTTIPTITTESYITSTESMTETTTASTEPTIRETTTLSTESATTATTTTSTESSMATFITYTEPITIETTTTSSKLTNKTATIPTTEPKRATTITSNESATITAIITTSTEPDTTSTESSTTATIITTTEPTTIVTNTVSIEPTTAAITSAEPITTTGNNTIPTESTVAAIIISTEPNKIATTTTPTYPFTTATTITSTEHTITATTIQSTELLSTATIITTTTEHTTTISSREPTTTATTSSTEPATTIATTITSTEPYSTFTKYSTASNITSVEPAAIETTTTSTEPIDKTPTIPITEPTIETTTSSSEPITIATITSTEPTTTSTEPTKTIAVKLPTEHTTTAVTTTSTQPNTSIGKTITSTESTTISTESTSISTESTTATIITSTEPTTTATTTSTESTNPGTMTISTEPSAKPVTIIFTVPTTIATTTTATETTTTGNIITSKEPAMTAINITSSERTTIANTTTSTELTNMAATVTSTEPTPTPATITYIEPTITATNTASTEPSTTAATITMSTEPYTSSTEYTTATITISTEPTTIAATTTFIEPTTTVTTTSSTESPTTATIVTSTEPTTFSTTINSTGPTTKATINTSAESTTTATTTVSMEPTTKATINPSIEPTSITTIITSTEPITTAITSTSLEYPNTTTIMTIIKPTARAIITASTETLTTANTPSSIVSTTRTPTITTSTEPYTTSTESTTVTTITSTEPTTTAITNISAEYHTTATIITTTKPTTQAITITSAEPTTTIGTTTTSTDIITHATIITSMESTTTEPTITSTITSTKPTNPTTTATLTKPSTTTATITSTEPPTTATIITSEPTIKKTTITLTVPITSNRTTTTSTEPSATATIFTSRESTNTPTTTTSTESTTMATINTNTELYTTSTESIAATIITSTESATVANKITKPTTTATITMSKESATTSTSITTTESTTLATRTTSTDLNTTATTTSLTESTTTAGTTTTSIEPTATATINTSEESITTGTTTSTEPNTRETTTTSIEPTNKTATISTSTEHYAATTESTIPAIIKEPTTTVTTTNSTGPTTTTATITTEPYPTSKKPTTTTTAVITSTDSTTIATTTISTEPITTTATITSTESSTAVTTATSTEFPTTATIITTTEPATAETTTASTEQITIASIITSTEPTTTGTTTSRDTTSTETIITSTESTTTAINTTATESATTTGSITTSTDITTTIGTNISSIESNTTFIEPYITSEPSTTATIFTSTESTIATTATSISPTTTMATISSTEPNTTAIATTSSEPATTIQITTTSIGPTTKETTITSKDSTKTQIATTLTEPTNKTATIIPSTGPYAAPMEFTMIATITNSTGPTTSTASITTTDSTTTETTTTSTETPTTATIVTATEPSTLTTTIISTEPIIKTAMITSTEPTTIVTTTTSTELPNTAAIITTTEPTTTSTSASTENSTTSNKPPTTLATFISTEPYRASTELTTKAIITSTEPTTVAMNNISPEPTTTVSMITSTESTTTPAIFTSTESTSIATTSTFTEIPTTDIINTSTERTTRAVTASTVPTTTTSTEPTTTLLTSNTSREPYSTSIESTTATIFTSTEPTTIANTMTSTSFTTKMGTITSTEPTTAASTSSEPTTTTESFTTSMETYATSTGSTKIATTNTSIYPTIASTESTTIATTSISTESPTTTITTIEPTIATTNTDFTNLTSTAITTSTESLTTIGITTMATEQTTRAVITDSTEPTTTATPITSTEPTTITSTITTFTKSTITSAPISFIAPTATATFNTLPEFATTPTRFTTKEPTMPAITTPSTEPTTTPAITTSIKSTTRTATTTTSTEPFITSTESTTANTITSIEPTTTATTSTSEESHNRAKLITTIELISKGITTTSTEPTTAIGTTTTSTEPTTRENIFTSRESSTISATITVSEPTTTATTNSTEPSTKIATITTSTEPYATTRESTTTTAITPTEPGTTVDITTSTEFPNTAIFISTTVPITSATTPAPTEYITPATKITSTEPTTTAGTITTPTEPTTRAAIFSSRESSATTTTTTVTKPTTTATTNPTELTTIATIPISTESTSTTAAITYTEPATIASTTISREPVATTATITSTEPATTVAITTSTEFPNTATIISHTEPTTTATTPAPTEHINTATITTSDEPLPTTGTTTTSSESTTRETITTSTEPTTTATTITSTELTTTPAATTNLTEPTMITSAPISFTAPSSIATLSMLPELSTTANSITATEPSRTAVTTASTEPTTTATITTSIKSTTRTATTTTSTEPYTISTESTTANTITSIEPTTTATTTTSAESRNREKLISTIELISKEIITTSTEPTTTTGTTTSSREPTTRANIFTSRVNHNHSCHYSSHHYLRRIPQHSNHHQYYRTHHYRATTPAPTEHITTATITTSNEPLPTTGTTTTSTESTTRGAIASSTESTTTATTITAAELTTTKAVTTTLTEPAISSAPISSIAPSAAAISTSPEPSTTANSINTTETTGTEITIPSTQLTATAATTTPIKSTTRTATVTSPTEPYTTTINSTTATVITSIEPTTIATTSTESHTTATIITTTKLTTKKITTTLTEPITTTGTTTTSKEPTTRTTISFTESTTISTMTASTEPSSTAAAISNL; encoded by the exons ATGAAACAAGATAAGCTTGTGATAACAGCTACAGAG CTTGGTGAGAGTCAAAGCATCCCCAGGGGACCATATCCATCCAGAGAGCGATTTTCATCGGTTGCACCTTATAAAACAAGCAGAGATGTTCCTCCACTCGCTCCTGCCAATGACCTAGGATTCATTTCACCACAAGGGCCTGTGCTATCTCCCCCTCTTTTTAGAAACCGGCAAGGTGCACCACCTACTTCTCTTGGAACCACAGGTCGCCTGGCTCCACGTCCTCCTTCTGACGCAAAAGGGAACCGTgcacctcctcctgctcctggtACAGAAAGGCAACTTCCATCTTCTCCACCTGACACTAAAGGGCGCCTTCCCCGTTCTGTTCCTGCTAAAAAAGGGCGCCTTTCCCCTCCTTCTTCTGGCACAAAAAGGCGTCTGCCTCCTCCTGCTAAAAAAGGGCGCATTCCCCCTCCTGCTGCTGGGACAAAAGAGCGTCTTCCCTCTCCACTTCCTGGCACTAAAGGGCgccttcccccttcccctcctggcaCAAAAGGGCGCCTTCCCTCTCCTGCTAAAAAGGGGCGCCTTTCCGCTCCCTCTCCTGGCACAAACGGGCGTCTTCCCCCTCCTGCTAAAAAAGGGCGCATTCTCCCTCCTACTCCTGGCACTAAAGGGCggcttcccccttcccctcctggcaCAAAAGGGCGCCTTCCCCATCCTGGCACTAAAGGCcgtcttccccctccccctcctggtACTAAAAGGCGTCTTCCCCCTGTCCCTCCTGGTACAAGAGGCcgtcttccccctcctccccctggcaCAAAAGGGCGCCTTCCCTCTCCTGGCACAAAAGGGCGCCTTCCCCGTCCTGGGGCAAAAGGGCattttccccctccctctccaggcACAAAAGGGCGTTTTTCCCCTAACTCTCCTGGCACAAGAGGCCGTCTTCCCCCTCGTCCCCCTGGCACAAAAGGGCGCCTTCCCCCTCCTGGCACAAAAGGGCGCCTTCCCTCTCCTGGCACAAAAGGGCGCCTTCCCCCTCCTGGCACAAAAGGGCGCCTTCCCCCTCCTGGCACAAAAGGGCGCCTTCCCTCTCCTGGCACAAAAGGGCGCCTTCCCCCTCCTGGCACAAAAGGGCGCCTTCCCCCTCCTGGCACAAAAGGGCGCCTTCCCTCTCCTGGCACAAAAGGGCGCCTTCCCCCTCCTGGCACAAAAGGGCGCCTTCCCTCTCCTGGCACAAAAGGGCGCCTTCCCCGTCCCCTTCCTGGCACTAAAGTGtgtctccccccacctccctctcctggcACTAAACGGCATCCTCCCCCTCCCCGAATTGGCACAAAAGGGcgccttccccctccccctcttccttctGGCAAAAAAGGGCGTTTTCCCCTTCCAGTTACAAAAGGGTGCCTTCCACTTCTTCCTGGTACAAAAGGGCACTTACCACACTCAACTAAAACAACCACAACCACACCCACTACTACTAACATTATGAAACCCACTACCATCTCAGAACCCACCACCACAGCAACCATCACTTCTACAGAGCCCACCACTATAGCAATCACCATCACTTCCTCTGAACCGACCAACACAACTACCACCACTTCCACAGAACCCACCACCATAGCAACAACAATCACTGATACAAAATCTGCCTCCACAGCAACTATAACTTCTACTCAATCTACTACCACCATACCCACCATAACCACTGAATCCTACATCACCTCTACAGAATCCATGACAGAAACTACCACTGCATCCACAGAGCCCACCATAAGAGAAACCACCACTCTTTCCACAGAGTCTGCAACCACAGCAACCACCACTACTTCCACAGAATCCTCCATGGCAACCTTCATTACTTACACAGAACCCATCACAATAGAAACTACCACCACTTCCTCAAAACTCACCAATAAAACAGCAACCATCCCtaccacagagcccaaaagagcAACCACCATCACTTCAAATGAATCTGCCACCATAACAGCAATCATCACCACTTCCACAGAACCCGATACCACTTCCACAGAATCCTCCACCACAGCAACCATCATCACTACTACAGAACCTACCACAATAGTAACCAATACTGTTTCCATTGAACCCACCACTGCAGCAATCACTTCAGCTGAACCTATCACAACAACAGGAAACAATACAATTCCCACAGAATCTACCGTAGCTGCCATTATTATTTCCACAGAACCCAACAAAATAGCAACCACCACTACTCCCACTTATCCCTTCACCACAGCAACCACCATCACTTCTACAGAACACACTATTACAGCTACCACTATACAATCCACAGAATTGCTCAGCACAGCAACCATCATTACTACTACTACAGAACACACAACCACTATTTCTTCTAGAGAACCAACCACCACAGCAACCACAAGTTCAACTGAACCAGCCACCACAATAGCAACCACCATCACTTCCACTGAACCATATTCTACTTTCACAAAATACTCCACAGCAAGCAACATTACTTCCGTGGAGCCTGCTGCAATAGAAACCACCACCACTTCCACAGAACCCATTGATAAAACACCAACCATTCCTATCACAGAGCCCACCATAGAAACCACTACCAGTTCATCTGAACCTATCACAATAGCAACCATCACTTCCACAGAGCCCACCACCACTTCAACTGAACCTACAAAGACAATAGCAGTCAAACTTCCCACAGAGCACACAACAACAGCAGTTACCACCACTTCAACTCAACCTAACACCTCAataggaaaaaccataacttctaCAGAATCTACTACCATTTCCACAGAATCCACTTCCATTTCCACAGAATCCACCACAGCAACTATCATTACTTCCACAGAACCTACCACAACAGCAACGACTACTTCCACAGAGTCCACCAACCCAGGAACCATGACCATTTCAACTGAACCTTCTGCTAAACCTGTAACCATCATTTTCACAGTGCCAACCACCATAGCAACTACCACCACTGCaactgaaactaccacaacaggAAACATTATAACTTCCAAGGAACCTGCCATGACAGCAATAAACATCACTTCTTCAGAGCGCACCACCATAGCAAACACCACCACTTCTACAGAACTGACCAACATGGCAGCCACGGTAACTTCAACTGAACCTACCCCAACACCAGCAACCATCACTTACATAGAGCCCACCATCACAGCAACCAACACTGCTTCCACTGAACCTTCCACCACAGCAGCAACCATCACCATGTCCACTGAACCTTATACAAGTTCCACAGAATATACCACAGCCACCATTACTATTTCCACAGAACCCACTACAATAGCAGCCACCACCACTTTCATAGAGCCCACCACCACAGTAACCACCACTTCTTCCACAGAATCACCCACCACAGCAACCATCGTCACTTCTACAGAACCTACCACATTTTCAACAACCATAAATTCCACAGGTCCCACAACCAAAGCAACAATCAACACCTCTGCAGAATCAACCACCACAGCAACCACTACAGTTTCCATGGAACCTACAACCAAAGCAACAATCAACCCCTCTATAGAACCCACATCCATAACAACAATCATCACTTCTACAGAGCCCATCACTACAGCAATAACCTCTACTTCCTTGGAATACCCCAACACAACAACCATCATGACAATTATAAAACCCACTGCAAGAGCAATCATCACAGCTTCCACTGAAACCCTCACCACAGCAAACACCCCCAGTTCCATAGTATCAACCACCAGAACACCAACCATTACCACTTCCACAGAACCCTATACCACTTCCACAGAATCTACCACAGTAACTACCATTACTTCCACAGAGCCCACCACTACAGCAATCACCAATATTTCTGCAGAATACCACACCACAGCAACAATCATCACTACTACAAAACCCACCACCCAAGCAATCACTATCACTTCGGCTGAACCTACCACAACAATAGGAACTACCACAACTTCCACAGACATTATTACGCATGCAACAATCATCACTTCTATGGAATCTACCACCACTGAACCCACCATAACATCAACTATCACTTCCACCAAGCCCACTAATCCAACAACCACAGCTACTTTAACTAAACCTTCGACCACAACAGCAACCATCACTTCCACAGAACCCCCCACCACAGCAACCATTATTACTTCAGAACCTACTATCAAGAAAACCACCATCACTTTGACTGTACCTATCACCTCAAACAGAACCACAACAACTTCTACTGAACCTAGTGCCACAGCTACAATCTTCACTTCTAGAGAATCCACCAACACACCAACCACAACCACTTCCACTGAATCGACCACAATGGCCACCATCAACACAAACACGGAACTTTATACCACTTCCACAGAATCCATAGCAGCCACCATCATTACTTCCACTGAATCAGCCACAGTAGCAAACAAAATCACAAAGCCTACCACTACAGCAACCATCACCATGTCCAAAGAATCCGCCACCACATCAACCAGCATCACTACTACAGAATCCACTACATTAGCAACCCGCACCACTTCCACTGATCTCAATACTACAGCAACCACTACCTCTCTAACTGAATCTACTACCACAGCAGGAACCACTACAACTTCCATAGAACCCACAGCCACAGCAACAATCAACACTTCTGAAGAATCCATCACCACAGGAACCACCACTTCTACTGAACCCAACACCAGAGAAACTACCACAACTTCCATAGAACCCACCAACAAGACAGCTACCATTTCCACTTCCACAGAACATTATGCAGCTACCACAGAATCTACTATACCAGCCATCATTAAAGAGCCAACTACCACAGTAACCACCACCAATTCAACTGGACCTACTACCACAACAGCAACCATTACCACAGAACCCTATCCCACTTCCAAaaaacccaccaccaccaccacagcagTCATCACTTCCACAGATTCCACTACCATAGCAACTACCACCATTTCCACAGAACCTATCACCACAACAGCAACCATCACGTCCACAGAGTCTTCCACTGCTGTAACCACTGCTACTTCCACAGAATTTCCCACCACAGCAACCATCATCACTACTACAGAACCTGCCACAGCAGAAACAACCACTGCTTCCACTGAACAAATCACCATAGCAAGCATTATCACTTCAACTGAACCTACTACAACAGGAACCACAACTTCTAGAGATACCACCAGCACAGAAACAATCATTACTTCCACAGAATCCACCACTACAGCAATCAACACCACTGCAACTGAATCTGCCACCACAACAGGATCAATCACAACTTCCACAGATATTACCACCACCATAGGAACAAATATCAGTTCTATAGAGTCCAACACCACTTTCATAGAACCCTATATCACTTCTGAACCATCCACCACAGCAACCATATTTACTTCCACAGAATCCACAATAGCAACCACTGCAACTTCCATATCACCCACCACCACAATGGCAACAATCAGTTCCACAGAGCCCAACACTACAGCAATAGCCACCACTTCATCTGAACCTGCCACCACAATACAAATCACCACCACTTCCATAGGACCTACTACCAAAGAAACAACTATCACTTCCAAAGATTCAACCAAAACTCAAATCGCCACCACTTTAACTGAGCCTACCAACAAAACAGCAACCATCATCCCTTCCACAGGACCCTACGCTGCTCCCATGGAATTTACCATGATAGCAACCATCACCAATTCCACAGGACCCACCACTTCAACAGCATCCATCACTACCACAGATTCTACCACCACAGAAACCACTACTACTTCCACAGAGACCCCCACCACAGCCACAATAGTCACAGCTACAGAACCTTCCACATTGACAACCACCATTATTTCCACAGAACCcatcatcaaaacagcaatgaTCACTTCTACAGAACCTACCACTATAGTAACTACCACTACTTCCACAGAATTGCCCAATACAGCAGCCATCATCACTACTACAGAACCCACAACAACAAGCACCAGTGCTTCCACTGAGAACAGCACCACTTCAAATAAACCTCCCACCACATTAGCAACCTTCATTTCTACAGAACCCTATAGAGCTTCCACAGAATTAACCACAAAAGCCATCATTACCTCCACAGAACCCACCACAGTAGCAATGAACAACATTTCCCCAGAACCCACCACCACAGTTTCCATGATTACTTCCACAGAGTCCACCACCACACCAGCAATATTCACTTCTACAGAATCCACCTCCATAGCAACcaccagcactttcacagaaattCCAACCACAGATATTATCAATACTAGTACAGAACGCACTACAAGAgcagtcactgcttccactgtgcccaccaccaccacttccacAGAGCCCACCACCACATTGTTAACCAGTAACACTTCCAGAGAACCTTATTCCACATCCATAGAATCCACCACAGCAACCATATTTACCTCTACAGAACCCACCACAATAGCAAACACCATGACTTCTACATCATTTACCACCAAAATGGGAACAATTACTTCCACAGAGCCCACTACAGCAGCTAGCACTTCATCTGAACCAACCACCACAACTGAAAGCTTCACCACTTCCATGGAAACCTATGCTACTTCCACAGGATCCACCAAAATAGCAACCACTAACACTTCCATTTATCCCACCATCGCTTCCACAGAGTCTACCACTATAGCAACCACAAGTATATCCACAGAATCCCCCACCACAACCATCACTACTATAGAACCTACCATAGCAACAACCAACACAGATTTCACCAATCTCACTTCCACAGCAATCACTACTTCAACTGAATCTCTCACCACTATAGGAATCACCACAATGGCCACAGAGCAAACCACAAGAGCAGTAATCACCGATTCTACAGAACCCACCACCACAGCAACCCCAATCACTTCAACTGAACCCACCACCATAACATCAACCATCACGACTTTCACAAAATCCACCATCACATCAGCACCCATCAGTTTCATAGCACCCACTGCTACAGCAACATTCAATACTTTACCAGAATTCGCTACCACACCAACCAGATTTACTACTAAAGAACCAACCATGCCAGCAATCACTACCCCCTCTACTGAACCTACTACCACACCAGCAATAACCACTTCCATAAAATCCACCACCAGAACAGCAACCACCACCACTTCCACAGAACCCTTCATCACTTCCACAGAGTCTACCACAGCAAACACCATTACTTCCATAGAGCCCACCACCACAGCAACCACCTCTACATCTGAAGAATCCCACAATAGGGCAAAACTCATCACTACTATAGAACTCATCAGCAAAGGAATAACCACCACTTCAACTGAACCTACCACCGCAATAggaaccaccaccacctccacagaACCCACCACCAGAGAAAATATCTTCACTTCTAGAGAATCCTCTACCATATCAGCCACAATCACTGTAAGTGAACCCACCACCACAGCAACCACCAATTCCACTGAACCTAGCACCAAAATAGCAACTATCACCACTTCCACAGAACCCTATGCCACTACCAGAGAATCCACTACCACAACAGCAATCACTCCCACAGAGCCTGGCACTACAGTAGACATTACTACTTCCACAGAATTCCCCAACACAGCAATCTTCATCAGTACTACAGTACCCATCACATCAGCCACCACCCCTGCTCCCACTGAATACATAACCCCAGCAACCAAAATCACTTCAACTGAACCTACCACCACAGCAGGAACCATCACCACCCCCACAGAACCCACCACCCGAGCAGCAATCTTTTCATCTAGAGAATCCTCTGCCACCACAACCACAACCACTGTAACTAAACCCACTACCACAGCAACCACCAATCCCACTGAACTTACCACAATAGCAACTATCCCCATTTCCACAGAATCTACCTCCACCACAGCAGCTATCACTTACACAGAACCTGCCACAATAGCAAGCACAACTATTTCCAGAGAACCTGTTGCCACAACAGCAACCATCACTTCCACAGAGCCTGCCACTACAGTAGCCATCACTACCTCCACAGAATTCCCCAACACAGCAACCATCATCAGTCATACAGAACCCACTACAACAGCAACCACTCCTGCTCCCACTGAACACATAAACACAGCAACAATTACCACTTCAGATGAACCTCTCCCCACAACAGGAACCACCACAACTTCTAGTGAATCAACCACAAGAGAAACAATAACCACTTCTACAGAACCTACCACCACAGCAACCACCATTACTTCAACAGAACTTACCACGACACCAGCAGCCACTACCAATTTGACAGAACCTACCATGATCACGTCAGCACCCATCAGTTTCACAGCACCCAGTTCTATAGCAACCCTCAGTATGTTACCAGAACTCTCCACCACAGCAAACAGTATCACCGCTACAGAACCCAGCAGAACAGCAGTCACCACTGCTTCCACTGAACCCACCACCACAGCAACAATAACCACTTCCATAAAATCCACCACCAGAACAGCAACCACCACCACTTCCACAGAACCCTACACCATTTCCACTGAGTCTACCACAGCAAACACCATTACCTCCATAGAGCCCACCACCACGGCAACCACCACTACATCTGCAGAATCCCGCAACAGGGAAAAACTAATCTCTACCATAGAACTCATCAGCAAAGAAATAATCACTACTTCAACTGAACCTACCACCACAACAGGAACCACAACCTCCTCCAGAGAACCCACCACCAGAGCAAATATCTTCACTTCTAGAGTCAACCACAACCACT CCTGCCACTACAGTAGCCATCACTACCTCCGCAGAATTCCCCAACACAGCAACCATCATCAGTACTACAGAACTCACCACTACAGAGCCACCACTCCTGCTCCCACTGAACACATAACCACAGCAACCATCACCACTTCAAATGAACCTCTTCCCACAAC